The following are encoded together in the Prionailurus viverrinus isolate Anna chromosome B3, UM_Priviv_1.0, whole genome shotgun sequence genome:
- the PAX9 gene encoding paired box protein Pax-9 isoform X3 codes for MEPAFGEVNQLGGVFVNGRPLPNAIRLRIVELAQLGIRPCDISRQLRVSHGCVSKILARYNETGSILPGAIGGSKPRVTTPTVVKHIRTYKQRDPGIFAWEIRDRLLADGVCDKYNVPSVSSISRILRNKIGNLAQQGHYDSYKQHQPAPQPALPYNHIYSYPSPITAAAAKVPTPPGVPAIPGSVAMPRTWPSSHSVTDILGIRSITDQGVSDSSPYHSPKVEEWSSLGRNNFAAAAPHAVNGLEKGALEQEAKYGQAPNGLPAVSSFVSASSMAPYPTPAQVSPYMTYSAAPSGYVAGHGWQHASGTPLSPHNCDIPASLAFKGMQAAREENLT; via the exons ATGG AGCCAGCCTTTGGGGAGGTGAACCAGCTGGGAGGAGTATTCGTGAACGGGAGGCCGCTGCCCAACGCCATCCGGCTTCGTATCGTGGAACTGGCCCAACTGGGCATCAGACCGTGTGACATCAGCCGCCAGCTACGGGTCTCGCACGGCTGCGTCAGCAAGATTCTGGCGCGCTACAACGAGACAGGCTCGATCTTGCCAGGAGCCATTGGGGGCAGCAAACCCCGAGTTACCACCCCCACCGTGGTGAAACACATCCGGACCTACAAGCAAAGGGACCCTGGCATCTTTGCCTGGGAAATCCGGGACCGCCTGCTGGCGGACGGCGTGTGCGACAAGTACAACGTGCCCTCGGTGAGCTCCATCAGCCGCATCCTGCGCAACAAGATCGGCAACTTGGCTCAACAGGGTCATTACGACTCCTACAAGCAGCACCAGCCGGCGCCGCAGCCGGCTCTGCCCTATAACCACATCTACTCGTACCCCAGCCCCATCACGGCGGCCGCAGCTAAGGTGCCCACGCCGCCCGGGGTGCCAGCCATCCCCGGCTCGGTGGCCATGCCCCGTACCTGGCCCTCCTCCCATTCCGTCACCGATATCCTGGGCATTCGCTCCATCACCGACCAAG GAGTGAGCGACAGCTCCCCCTACCACAGCCCCAAGGTGGAGGAGTGGAGCAGCCTGGGCCGTAACAActtcgccgccgccgccccccacGCGGTGAACGGGCTGGAGAAGGGAGCTCTGGAGCAGGAAGCCAAGTACGGTCAG GCACCAAATGGCCTACCAGCTGTAAGCAGTTTTGTGTCAGCGTCCAGCATGGCTCCTTATCCGACCCCGGCCCAAGTGTCGCCTTACATGACCTACAGCGCCGCTCCTTCCGGTTATGTGGCTGGACATGGGTGGCAACATGCCAGCGGCACCCCACTTTCCCCCCACAACTGTGACATTCCCGCATCGCTGGCGTTCAAGGGAATGCAGGCAGCCAGAGAAG AAAACCTGACATGA
- the PAX9 gene encoding paired box protein Pax-9 isoform X1: MEPAFGEVNQLGGVFVNGRPLPNAIRLRIVELAQLGIRPCDISRQLRVSHGCVSKILARYNETGSILPGAIGGSKPRVTTPTVVKHIRTYKQRDPGIFAWEIRDRLLADGVCDKYNVPSVSSISRILRNKIGNLAQQGHYDSYKQHQPAPQPALPYNHIYSYPSPITAAAAKVPTPPGVPAIPGSVAMPRTWPSSHSVTDILGIRSITDQGVSDSSPYHSPKVEEWSSLGRNNFAAAAPHAVNGLEKGALEQEAKYGQAPNGLPAVSSFVSASSMAPYPTPAQVSPYMTYSAAPSGYVAGHGWQHASGTPLSPHNCDIPASLAFKGMQAAREGDFLATSLSLFGGGLLDLDLPQILCVQ, encoded by the exons ATGG AGCCAGCCTTTGGGGAGGTGAACCAGCTGGGAGGAGTATTCGTGAACGGGAGGCCGCTGCCCAACGCCATCCGGCTTCGTATCGTGGAACTGGCCCAACTGGGCATCAGACCGTGTGACATCAGCCGCCAGCTACGGGTCTCGCACGGCTGCGTCAGCAAGATTCTGGCGCGCTACAACGAGACAGGCTCGATCTTGCCAGGAGCCATTGGGGGCAGCAAACCCCGAGTTACCACCCCCACCGTGGTGAAACACATCCGGACCTACAAGCAAAGGGACCCTGGCATCTTTGCCTGGGAAATCCGGGACCGCCTGCTGGCGGACGGCGTGTGCGACAAGTACAACGTGCCCTCGGTGAGCTCCATCAGCCGCATCCTGCGCAACAAGATCGGCAACTTGGCTCAACAGGGTCATTACGACTCCTACAAGCAGCACCAGCCGGCGCCGCAGCCGGCTCTGCCCTATAACCACATCTACTCGTACCCCAGCCCCATCACGGCGGCCGCAGCTAAGGTGCCCACGCCGCCCGGGGTGCCAGCCATCCCCGGCTCGGTGGCCATGCCCCGTACCTGGCCCTCCTCCCATTCCGTCACCGATATCCTGGGCATTCGCTCCATCACCGACCAAG GAGTGAGCGACAGCTCCCCCTACCACAGCCCCAAGGTGGAGGAGTGGAGCAGCCTGGGCCGTAACAActtcgccgccgccgccccccacGCGGTGAACGGGCTGGAGAAGGGAGCTCTGGAGCAGGAAGCCAAGTACGGTCAG GCACCAAATGGCCTACCAGCTGTAAGCAGTTTTGTGTCAGCGTCCAGCATGGCTCCTTATCCGACCCCGGCCCAAGTGTCGCCTTACATGACCTACAGCGCCGCTCCTTCCGGTTATGTGGCTGGACATGGGTGGCAACATGCCAGCGGCACCCCACTTTCCCCCCACAACTGTGACATTCCCGCATCGCTGGCGTTCAAGGGAATGCAGGCAGCCAGAGAAG GTGACTTTCTGGCAACGTCTTTGTCTCTGTTTGGTGGTGGGCTCCTGGACCTGGACTTGCCCCAAATTTTGTGTGTGCAGTGA
- the PAX9 gene encoding paired box protein Pax-9 isoform X2 gives MEPAFGEVNQLGGVFVNGRPLPNAIRLRIVELAQLGIRPCDISRQLRVSHGCVSKILARYNETGSILPGAIGGSKPRVTTPTVVKHIRTYKQRDPGIFAWEIRDRLLADGVCDKYNVPSVSSISRILRNKIGNLAQQGHYDSYKQHQPAPQPALPYNHIYSYPSPITAAAAKVPTPPGVPAIPGSVAMPRTWPSSHSVTDILGIRSITDQGVSDSSPYHSPKVEEWSSLGRNNFAAAAPHAVNGLEKGALEQEAKYGQAPNGLPAVSSFVSASSMAPYPTPAQVSPYMTYSAAPSGYVAGHGWQHASGTPLSPHNCDIPASLAFKGMQAAREGSHSVTASAL, from the exons ATGG AGCCAGCCTTTGGGGAGGTGAACCAGCTGGGAGGAGTATTCGTGAACGGGAGGCCGCTGCCCAACGCCATCCGGCTTCGTATCGTGGAACTGGCCCAACTGGGCATCAGACCGTGTGACATCAGCCGCCAGCTACGGGTCTCGCACGGCTGCGTCAGCAAGATTCTGGCGCGCTACAACGAGACAGGCTCGATCTTGCCAGGAGCCATTGGGGGCAGCAAACCCCGAGTTACCACCCCCACCGTGGTGAAACACATCCGGACCTACAAGCAAAGGGACCCTGGCATCTTTGCCTGGGAAATCCGGGACCGCCTGCTGGCGGACGGCGTGTGCGACAAGTACAACGTGCCCTCGGTGAGCTCCATCAGCCGCATCCTGCGCAACAAGATCGGCAACTTGGCTCAACAGGGTCATTACGACTCCTACAAGCAGCACCAGCCGGCGCCGCAGCCGGCTCTGCCCTATAACCACATCTACTCGTACCCCAGCCCCATCACGGCGGCCGCAGCTAAGGTGCCCACGCCGCCCGGGGTGCCAGCCATCCCCGGCTCGGTGGCCATGCCCCGTACCTGGCCCTCCTCCCATTCCGTCACCGATATCCTGGGCATTCGCTCCATCACCGACCAAG GAGTGAGCGACAGCTCCCCCTACCACAGCCCCAAGGTGGAGGAGTGGAGCAGCCTGGGCCGTAACAActtcgccgccgccgccccccacGCGGTGAACGGGCTGGAGAAGGGAGCTCTGGAGCAGGAAGCCAAGTACGGTCAG GCACCAAATGGCCTACCAGCTGTAAGCAGTTTTGTGTCAGCGTCCAGCATGGCTCCTTATCCGACCCCGGCCCAAGTGTCGCCTTACATGACCTACAGCGCCGCTCCTTCCGGTTATGTGGCTGGACATGGGTGGCAACATGCCAGCGGCACCCCACTTTCCCCCCACAACTGTGACATTCCCGCATCGCTGGCGTTCAAGGGAATGCAGGCAGCCAGAGAAGGTAGTCACTCTGTCACGGCTTCTGCACTCTGA